One genomic region from Prunus persica cultivar Lovell chromosome G3, Prunus_persica_NCBIv2, whole genome shotgun sequence encodes:
- the LOC18784314 gene encoding putative pentatricopeptide repeat-containing protein At1g12700, mitochondrial — MLKMMIRTTTAATSSSCYCWSSRGMNCLHSNSTFLVFVNNYFAFFHSQPSKPIKSTRTQLEQPKRDLPKITNVEDAFNLFDRMLQMRPLPSVVRFTKILGQVAKLKHYSAVISLDNQMGVSRIRHDIYTLTILINCYCHLNQMGFSLSVLGKFFKLGLEPNVFTFATLINGFLLENRVVQAAELFNKMINAGNCQPDAVTYGTLVKGFCMKGNNSAAIHLLRKMEEGACKPGLVVYNTIIDSLCKDKLVDDALNLLSEMMSKGIAPNVFTFTSLIHEVCKLGKWKEAKGLLNEMVSKNVFPDVYTFSVLVDTLCKEGMVGEAEGVVEMMIERDIQPGTVTYNSLMDGYCLRGEMSKARKVFKLMPSKGSMVNVFSYSILINGYCKRKMMDEAMMLLQEMSRKGLVPDTVTYSTLADGFCKVGKLGDAQKLFSEMQACGQLPDVQTYAVLLDGLCKNRQLSTAIQLFKEMEGKKLDVNIVIYTILIEGLCIAEKIESARELFFGLSSRGLQPNVRTYTIMINGLCIGGRTSEAEKLLIEMEEKGCSPNGWTYNIIIRGFINNNESVRAMELIQQMVEKGFSADASTTELIIDLLCKDKVDPALLPLMQKENYELNLPQLKLNRSSDHPNKH, encoded by the coding sequence ATGCTGAAGATGATGATACGGACTACAACTGCTgctacttcttcttcttgttattgCTGGAGCAGCAGAGGTATGAATTGTCTACACTCTAACTCCACTTTTCTCGTTTTCGTCAACAATTACTTTGCTTTCTTTCACTCTCAACCTTCGAAACCGATCAAATCTACAAGAACCCAACTAGAGCAACCAAAAAGAGACTTACCCAAAATCACAAATGTTGAGGATGCTTTCAATTTGTTCGATAGAATGCTTCAAATGCGCCCTCTGCCTTCTGTTGTCCGTTTCACTAAAATCTTGGGTCAAGTTGCCAAATTGAAACATTACTCGGCCGTCATCTCATTAGATAACCAAATGGGTGTGTCCAGAATTCGACATGATATTTATACCCTAACCATTCTCATAAATTGTTATTGTCATCTAAACCAAATGGGGTTTAGTTTATCTGTATTGGGAAAATTCTTCAAACTTGGTCTTGAACCAAATGTCTTTACCTTCGCCACTCTAATCAACGGCTTTCTTCTCGAGAATAGAGTGGTTCAGGCAGCAGAACTTTTCAATAAAATGATCAACGCAGGTAATTGTCAGCCTGATGCTGTTACTTATGGCACGCTAGTAAAGGGCTTTTGCATGAAAGGTAACAACAGTGCTGCTATTCACTTGCTTAGGAAGATGGAGGAAGGAGCTTGCAAGCCTGGCTTAGTTGTCTATAACACAATCATCGACAGTCTTTGTAAGGATAAATTAGTTGATGATGCATTGAACCTCTTATCAGAAATGATGAGCAAGGGTATTGCCCCAAATGTCTTTACCTTTACATCCTTGATTCATGAAGTTTGCAAGTTAGGCAAGTGGAAAGAAGCTAAAGGTTTGTTGAATGAAATGGTGAGTAAAAACGTCTTTCCAGATGTGTACACATTCAGTGTCTTGGTAGACACACTTTGTAAGGAGGGGATGGTTGGGGAAGCAGAAGGCGTGGTCGAAATGATGATTGAAAGGGATATTCAACCAGGTACCGTTACATACAATTCACTTATGGATGGTTACTGTTTGCGGGGAGAAATGAGCAAGGCTAGAAAAGTTTTTAAACTAATGCCTAGCAAGGGCTCTATGGTTAATGTTTTTAGTTACAGCATATTGATAAATGGATATTGTAAGCGTAAAATGATGGATGAGGCCATGATGCTTCTTCAGGAAATGTCTCGTAAGGGATTGGTTCCAGATACTGTTACCTATAGCACTCTTGCAGATGGTTTTTGCAAAGTGGGGAAATTAGGTGATGCACAAAAGTTGTTCTCAGAGATGCAAGCTTGTGGCCAACTTCCAGATGTTCAAACTTATGCTGTTCTACTGGATGGCCTATGTAAAAACCGACAACTTTCTACAGCAATCCAACTGTTTAAAGAGATGGAAGGCAAGAAGTTGGATGTAAATATTGTGATTTACACTATTCTTATTGAAGGTTTGTGCATAgctgaaaaaattgaatctgCAAGGGAACTCTTTTTTGGTTTATCATCAAGAGGGCTTCAACCCAATGTAAGGACATATACCATAATGATTAATGGACTCTGTATTGGGGGCCGAACAAGTGAAGCAGAAAAGCTGCTTATCGAAATGGAAGAGAAAGGTTGTTCTCCAAATGGTTGGACCTACAACATAATTATTCGAGGGTTTATCAATAACAATGAGTCAGTAAGGGCGATGGAACTTATTCAAcaaatggtggagaagggtTTCTCTGCAGATGCTTCAACTACAGAATTGATAATTGATCTATTGTGTAAAGATAAAGTAGATCCTGCATTGTTGCCATTGATGCAAAAAGAGAATTATGAACTGAATTTGCCTCAGTTAAAGTTGAACAGATCTTCTGACCATCCCAATAAACATTGA